A single region of the Sphingobium sp. EP60837 genome encodes:
- a CDS encoding sensor histidine kinase, which translates to MQRTNERFVERLPLLLPRPIYAYLLSALFCGIALGLRLSAQRLLPIGYPFVSFFPAVILSTFLFGMRPGIFAAILCGLLSWYFFIPASPAVGFDGGVVLALIFYAAVVGIDIALIHLMQRANFNLAVERERSRALAENRELLFHELQHRVSNNLQVVAAMLSLQRRHVDHELAARALDDAASRLSLIGRISRALYDPSEGGQDLHAFLTRLTEDVVEASGRGDINVTVSAPPDLTLESHVAVPLALIVAEAVSNAIEHGLPHRGGSIEVTLEDSSGTLTLKIADNGQGIAPGFEIDKGSSLGLRIASALAGQLRGQFALHPRPEGGAVVRLDLPAQAR; encoded by the coding sequence ATGCAGCGCACCAACGAACGGTTCGTCGAGCGCCTGCCGCTTTTGCTACCAAGGCCCATCTACGCTTATCTTCTGTCGGCCCTTTTTTGCGGCATCGCACTTGGGCTGCGGCTAAGCGCGCAGAGGCTCCTGCCAATCGGCTATCCCTTCGTGTCCTTCTTTCCGGCCGTCATCCTTTCGACCTTCCTGTTCGGCATGCGCCCAGGAATTTTCGCTGCGATATTGTGCGGACTGCTGTCCTGGTATTTCTTCATACCCGCGTCTCCAGCCGTCGGGTTTGACGGGGGCGTTGTCCTGGCTCTCATCTTTTACGCTGCGGTCGTGGGTATAGACATCGCCCTCATCCACTTGATGCAGCGCGCCAACTTCAATCTGGCTGTGGAGCGTGAGCGCAGCCGGGCGCTCGCGGAGAATCGCGAACTGCTGTTCCACGAATTGCAGCATCGCGTGTCCAACAATCTTCAGGTGGTCGCCGCGATGCTGTCGTTGCAACGGCGTCATGTGGATCATGAACTGGCCGCCCGCGCTCTGGATGATGCGGCCAGCCGCCTGTCGCTGATCGGCCGGATCAGCCGCGCGCTATATGATCCTTCGGAAGGGGGGCAGGATCTGCATGCCTTCCTGACCCGGCTGACCGAGGATGTGGTCGAAGCGAGCGGAAGGGGGGACATCAACGTCACAGTCTCCGCACCTCCAGACCTGACGCTGGAATCCCATGTCGCCGTGCCGCTCGCCTTGATCGTCGCCGAGGCGGTGAGCAACGCGATAGAGCATGGCCTACCGCATCGCGGCGGGTCGATCGAGGTGACGCTGGAGGATTCAAGCGGCACATTGACGTTGAAGATCGCCGACAACGGTCAGGGCATCGCGCCCGGCTTCGAAATCGACAAAGGCAGCTCCCTCGGCCTTCGGATCGCAAGCGCGCTGGCGGGACAGCTTAGGGGCCAATTCGCGTTGCACCCCCGGCCGGAGGGCGGCGCGGTCGTCCGGCTGGACCTCCCTGCTCAGGCGCGATGA
- the pnp gene encoding polyribonucleotide nucleotidyltransferase yields MFDVKKVSIELGGKTLTLETGRIARQADAAVLATYGETVVLCAVTAAKSVKEGQDFFPLTVHYQEKYSAAGRIPGGFFKRERGATEKETLTSRLIDRPIRPLFPEGFYNEINVIAQVLSFDGESEPDIVAMIAASAALTLSGVPFMGPIGAARVGYKDGEYQLNPSADEVKEGELDLVVAATGNAVMMVESEAKELSEDVMLGAVLFAHEASKKVVDAIIQLAEKAAKDPWEVAKGDDVEDLKKKLKKLIGKDIAAAYKLTDKSARSNAINAARDKAKAWFAEEGLDAQSVMAGIKVTKKLESEIVRTAIIKDGKRIDGRTTTQIRPIEAMVGFLPRTHGSALFTRGETQAICTTTLGTKDAEQMIDGLNGVYYENFMLHYNFPPYSVGEVGRFGAPGRREVGHGKLAWRALHPVLPTKDEFPYTIRVLSDITESNGSSSMATVCGGSLSMMDAGVPLKRPVSGIAMGLILDGKDFAVLSDILGDEDHLGDMDFKVAGTEAGITTMQMDIKVAGITQEIFEVALRQAKEGRAHILGEMNKALSSTRSELSAHAPRIETIQIDKSKIRDVIGTGGKVIREIVAETGAKVDIDDEGIIKISSSDIDQIEAAKKWILGIVEEAEVGKIYNGKVVNIVDFGAFVNFMGGKDGLVHVSEMKNERVEKPTDVVSEGQEVKVKVLEIDPRGKVRLSMRVVDQETGEELEDTRPAREPREPRGDRGDRGDRGRGPRRDGGDRGGRGGDRGGDRGPRRDRGPRSDKGNGGDDDGSNAGLPDFLTQD; encoded by the coding sequence ATGTTCGATGTAAAGAAAGTGTCAATCGAGCTGGGCGGCAAGACCCTCACGCTCGAAACCGGCCGTATTGCGCGTCAGGCCGACGCCGCCGTGCTGGCGACCTATGGCGAGACCGTGGTGCTGTGCGCCGTGACCGCCGCCAAGTCGGTGAAGGAAGGCCAGGACTTCTTCCCGCTCACCGTCCATTATCAGGAAAAATATTCGGCCGCCGGACGCATTCCGGGCGGCTTCTTCAAGCGTGAGCGTGGAGCGACCGAAAAGGAAACGCTGACCAGCCGCCTGATCGACCGTCCGATCCGCCCGCTGTTCCCCGAAGGTTTCTACAACGAAATCAACGTCATTGCTCAGGTTCTGAGCTTTGACGGCGAGAGCGAGCCTGACATCGTTGCGATGATCGCCGCTTCGGCCGCGCTGACCCTGTCGGGCGTGCCCTTCATGGGTCCGATCGGCGCTGCCCGCGTCGGTTACAAGGATGGCGAATATCAGCTGAACCCGTCGGCGGATGAGGTGAAGGAAGGCGAACTCGACCTAGTCGTGGCCGCTACCGGCAACGCCGTGATGATGGTGGAATCCGAAGCCAAGGAGCTGTCGGAAGACGTCATGCTGGGCGCCGTCCTGTTTGCCCATGAAGCCAGCAAGAAGGTTGTCGATGCGATCATACAGCTGGCCGAGAAGGCTGCAAAGGATCCGTGGGAAGTCGCCAAGGGCGATGACGTCGAGGATCTGAAGAAGAAGCTGAAGAAGCTGATCGGCAAGGACATTGCCGCTGCTTACAAGCTGACCGACAAGTCGGCCCGTTCGAACGCGATCAACGCCGCGCGCGACAAGGCGAAGGCATGGTTCGCCGAGGAAGGTCTGGACGCGCAGTCCGTGATGGCCGGCATCAAGGTCACCAAGAAGCTGGAATCGGAAATCGTCCGCACCGCCATCATCAAGGATGGCAAGCGCATCGACGGTCGCACCACCACGCAGATCCGTCCGATCGAGGCGATGGTCGGCTTCCTGCCGCGCACCCATGGTTCGGCGCTGTTCACCCGCGGTGAAACGCAGGCGATCTGCACCACCACGCTGGGCACCAAGGACGCCGAGCAGATGATCGACGGCCTGAACGGCGTCTATTATGAAAACTTCATGCTGCACTATAACTTCCCGCCCTATTCGGTCGGTGAAGTCGGCCGCTTCGGCGCGCCGGGCCGTCGTGAAGTCGGCCATGGCAAGCTCGCATGGCGTGCGCTGCATCCCGTGCTGCCGACCAAGGACGAGTTCCCCTACACGATCCGCGTCCTGTCGGACATCACCGAGTCCAACGGCTCGTCGTCGATGGCGACGGTCTGCGGCGGTTCGCTCTCGATGATGGACGCGGGCGTTCCGCTCAAGCGTCCGGTGTCGGGCATCGCCATGGGCCTTATCTTGGACGGTAAGGATTTCGCTGTTCTCAGCGACATCCTGGGCGACGAAGATCATCTCGGCGACATGGACTTCAAGGTGGCGGGCACGGAAGCGGGCATCACCACCATGCAGATGGACATCAAGGTTGCCGGCATCACGCAGGAAATCTTCGAAGTCGCGCTGCGTCAGGCCAAGGAAGGCCGCGCCCACATCCTGGGTGAGATGAACAAGGCGCTGTCCTCGACCCGCAGCGAACTGTCGGCCCACGCCCCGCGCATCGAGACGATCCAGATCGACAAGTCGAAGATCCGCGATGTTATCGGCACCGGCGGCAAGGTTATCCGCGAGATCGTTGCGGAAACCGGCGCCAAGGTCGACATCGACGACGAGGGCATCATCAAGATCAGCTCGTCCGACATCGACCAGATCGAGGCCGCCAAGAAGTGGATTCTCGGCATCGTCGAGGAAGCGGAAGTCGGCAAGATCTACAACGGCAAGGTCGTCAACATCGTCGACTTCGGTGCGTTCGTGAACTTCATGGGTGGCAAGGACGGCCTCGTCCACGTGTCCGAAATGAAGAATGAGCGCGTCGAAAAGCCGACCGACGTCGTGTCGGAAGGCCAGGAAGTGAAGGTCAAGGTCCTCGAGATCGACCCGCGCGGCAAGGTTCGCCTGTCGATGCGCGTCGTCGATCAGGAAACCGGCGAAGAGCTGGAGGACACCCGTCCTGCCCGCGAACCGCGCGAACCCCGTGGTGATCGCGGCGACCGTGGCGACCGTGGCCGTGGCCCGCGTCGTGACGGTGGCGACCGTGGCGGTCGTGGTGGTGATCGCGGCGGTGATCGCGGCCCGCGCCGTGACCGTGGTCCGCGTAGCGACAAGGGCAATGGCGGCGACGATGACGGCTCCAATGCCGGTCTGCCGGACTTCCTGACGCAGGACTAA
- the rpsO gene encoding 30S ribosomal protein S15, with protein MSITAERKEALIKEHARAEGDTGSPEVQVAILSERISNLTEHFKGHHKDNHSRRGLLMLVNKRRSLLDYLKKKDGARYTDLIAKLGLRK; from the coding sequence ATGTCGATTACTGCTGAGCGCAAGGAAGCGCTGATCAAGGAACATGCCCGCGCCGAAGGCGACACCGGTTCGCCGGAAGTTCAGGTTGCGATCCTCTCGGAGCGCATTTCGAACCTGACCGAGCATTTCAAGGGTCACCACAAGGATAACCACAGCCGTCGCGGCCTGCTCATGCTGGTCAACAAGCGCCGTTCGCTGCTGGACTATCTGAAGAAGAAGGATGGGGCGCGTTATACCGACCTCATCGCCAAGCTGGGCCTGCGCAAGTAA
- the truB gene encoding tRNA pseudouridine(55) synthase TruB has product MHGWIILDKPHGLGSTQAVSAVKRALRQSGAGKVKVGHGGTLDPLATGVLPVAVGEATKLAGRMLDSDKIYDFTIAFGAQTDTLDLEGKVIATSDHRPTLAEVEAVLPRFTGAIEQAPPAFSAILIDGSRAYDLARQGQEVEMKLRSVTIHSLTVRHAELVSASIAPSGADACEEEWTLSRQASETKQIQGDDRLAGVTLTAHVSKGTYIRSLARDFALALGTVGHVTMLRRVKAGPFALETAISLDKLDEAARGGGIAQLMLPLTAGLDDIPALAVSPDDALALRQGKVLVGKPHTGLMLAMEGQTPVALVEASGPEIRVVRGFNL; this is encoded by the coding sequence ATGCACGGCTGGATCATCCTCGACAAACCCCATGGCCTTGGCTCCACCCAGGCGGTGAGCGCCGTCAAACGCGCGCTGCGGCAGAGTGGCGCGGGCAAGGTGAAGGTCGGTCATGGCGGAACCCTCGATCCGCTAGCGACCGGCGTGTTACCGGTGGCGGTGGGCGAGGCGACGAAGCTCGCGGGGCGGATGCTCGACAGCGACAAGATTTACGACTTCACGATTGCGTTCGGCGCGCAGACGGACACGCTGGACCTGGAAGGAAAGGTGATCGCGACGAGCGACCACCGGCCGACGCTGGCGGAGGTCGAGGCGGTATTGCCGCGCTTCACCGGGGCGATCGAGCAGGCGCCTCCTGCCTTTTCCGCGATCCTGATCGACGGCTCGCGTGCCTATGACCTTGCCCGTCAGGGGCAGGAGGTCGAGATGAAGCTGCGGTCGGTGACGATCCACTCCCTCACGGTCCGTCATGCTGAACTTGTTTCAGCATCCATCGCGCCTTCGGGAGCGGATGCGTGTGAGGAGGAATGGACCCTGAGCCGACAGGCCAGCGAAACTAAACAAATTCAGGGTGACGATAGATTGGCGGGTGTCACCCTCACCGCCCATGTCTCCAAGGGCACCTATATCCGCTCCCTCGCGCGCGACTTCGCGCTGGCGCTCGGCACGGTCGGCCATGTCACCATGCTCCGCCGGGTGAAGGCGGGGCCGTTCGCCCTGGAAACCGCGATTTCGCTGGACAAATTGGACGAAGCTGCTAGGGGCGGCGGCATCGCGCAGCTTATGCTGCCGTTGACGGCGGGGCTGGACGACATCCCGGCTCTCGCAGTCTCTCCCGACGACGCATTGGCTCTCCGACAGGGGAAGGTGCTTGTGGGGAAACCGCATACCGGCCTGATGCTGGCGATGGAGGGGCAAACGCCCGTCGCGCTGGTCGAAGCCAGTGGCCCGGAGATCCGGGTGGTGCGCGGCTTTAATCTCTAA
- the rbfA gene encoding 30S ribosome-binding factor RbfA — translation MSNQPEGPSVRLLRVGEQVRHVLSDILQRGDVHDDVLAKHVVSVTEVRMSPDLRHATVFVKSLLGQDEEAVLKALRTNTAYLQREVAHRIRLKYAAKLKFLADESFDEGSHIDRLLRDPKVARDLAEPDEEG, via the coding sequence ATGTCCAATCAACCCGAAGGTCCCTCTGTCCGCCTCCTCCGCGTTGGGGAGCAAGTGCGCCATGTCCTGTCCGACATCCTTCAGCGCGGCGACGTGCATGATGATGTGCTGGCGAAGCATGTGGTCAGCGTCACTGAAGTGCGCATGTCGCCCGACCTGCGCCACGCCACCGTGTTCGTGAAGTCGCTGCTGGGGCAGGATGAGGAAGCTGTGCTGAAGGCGCTCCGGACCAATACCGCCTATCTCCAGCGCGAGGTCGCGCATCGCATCCGCCTCAAATATGCGGCCAAGCTCAAATTCCTGGCGGACGAGAGTTTCGACGAAGGCAGTCATATCGACCGACTGCTGCGCGATCCCAAAGTGGCGCGCGACCTGGCCGAACCGGACGAAGAGGGCTGA